The proteins below come from a single Geobacillus thermoleovorans genomic window:
- a CDS encoding glutamate-5-semialdehyde dehydrogenase yields the protein MSELLEKAERLKTASQTLAMLSAEEKNEALEQIAQTLDRERAFILQENEKDMAQGREQGLSPALLDRLQLTNERLDQIIDGVRQVASLPDPVGEIIAEWTRPNGLRIQTVRVPLGVIGMVYEARPNVTVDAASLCLKTGNAVLLRGSTSALHSNKALVAVMKEALRTTAIPETAIELLEDTSRETAQRMFRLNNYLDVLIPRGGAGLIRSVVENATVPVLETGVGNCHIFVDESAERQMAIEIVLNAKLQRPSVCNAVETVLIHERWPYAADLLETLHARGVELRGDQRLASAYPFISEATEDDWYTEYLAPILAVKLVADVDEAIGHIRRYGTKHSEAIITENEVNVRRFFQAVDAAVLYHNASTRFTDGEQFGYGAEIGISTQKLHARGPMGLVAITTTKSLVYGTGQIRTV from the coding sequence ATGAGCGAACTGCTCGAAAAAGCCGAACGGTTGAAAACCGCCTCACAAACGCTCGCCATGCTGTCAGCGGAGGAAAAAAATGAGGCGTTGGAACAGATCGCCCAAACCCTTGACCGCGAACGCGCCTTCATTTTGCAAGAAAACGAGAAAGATATGGCCCAAGGCCGCGAACAAGGGCTGTCGCCGGCTTTGCTTGACCGGCTCCAACTCACCAATGAACGCCTGGACCAAATCATCGACGGCGTCCGCCAAGTCGCCTCGCTGCCTGACCCGGTCGGAGAAATCATCGCAGAGTGGACGCGGCCGAACGGGCTCCGCATCCAAACGGTGCGCGTGCCGCTTGGGGTCATTGGCATGGTGTACGAAGCGCGCCCGAACGTGACGGTCGATGCGGCGAGCCTTTGCTTGAAAACGGGCAACGCAGTTTTGCTTCGCGGCAGCACATCAGCGCTTCATTCGAACAAAGCGCTTGTTGCCGTTATGAAAGAGGCGCTTCGCACAACGGCCATCCCGGAAACAGCCATTGAGCTGCTCGAAGACACGAGCCGGGAAACGGCGCAGCGTATGTTCCGTCTCAACAACTACTTGGATGTGCTCATCCCGCGCGGCGGAGCCGGGCTCATCCGCTCGGTCGTCGAAAACGCCACCGTGCCGGTGCTTGAGACCGGCGTCGGCAACTGTCATATTTTCGTCGATGAATCAGCCGAGCGGCAAATGGCCATCGAGATCGTCCTAAACGCCAAACTGCAGCGCCCATCGGTCTGCAATGCCGTCGAAACGGTGCTCATCCATGAGCGTTGGCCATATGCCGCCGACTTGCTTGAGACGCTTCACGCCCGCGGCGTCGAATTGCGCGGCGACCAACGTCTTGCCTCCGCCTATCCGTTTATCAGCGAGGCAACAGAAGATGACTGGTATACGGAATATTTGGCGCCGATTTTAGCGGTCAAACTGGTCGCCGATGTCGACGAGGCGATTGGCCACATCCGCCGCTACGGGACGAAGCACTCGGAAGCGATCATCACGGAAAACGAGGTGAACGTCCGCCGCTTTTTCCAGGCGGTCGACGCGGCGGTCTTGTACCATAACGCCTCAACCCGCTTCACGGACGGCGAACAGTTCGGCTACGGGGCGGAAATCGGCATCAGCACGCAAAAGCTGCACGCCCGCGGGCCGATGGGGCTTGTCGCCATCACGACGACAAAATCGCTCGTGTACGGGACGGGGCAAATTCGAACCGTGTAA
- the paaA gene encoding 1,2-phenylacetyl-CoA epoxidase subunit PaaA — MAAMMTFTRLSDEEKYERFMQRIEAGEKIEADDWMPDEYRVTLIKLIAMHAVSEIMGALPEKEWVPKAPSLRRKLGIMAKVQDEMGHGQLLLRVAEDLMAPLGKTREDILEDLLNERLKFHNVFHMAAPTWADAGLIGWLVDGAAIMTQTNMLDASYGPYARALKRICAEEVFHAQHGESIILALAEGTKEQKEMLQEALNRWWEALLMFFGPPTADTTGTSKQDITIKYRIRTKTNEQLRQDFFTKYVPRIWALGLKIPDETMHFDKEKGQWIYRQPDWERFKEIIRNNGPKSQERLELRRTAYKQNAWVREALSAVRTAG; from the coding sequence ATGGCGGCTATGATGACGTTCACCCGCCTGTCAGATGAGGAGAAATACGAACGGTTTATGCAGCGCATCGAGGCGGGGGAAAAAATCGAAGCCGATGACTGGATGCCGGATGAGTATCGGGTGACGCTGATCAAGCTCATTGCGATGCATGCGGTGAGCGAAATTATGGGAGCGCTTCCGGAAAAAGAATGGGTGCCGAAAGCGCCGTCGCTGCGCCGCAAGCTCGGCATTATGGCGAAAGTGCAGGATGAAATGGGGCACGGCCAGTTGCTGCTTCGGGTGGCGGAAGATTTGATGGCGCCGCTTGGCAAAACGCGGGAAGATATTCTCGAAGATTTATTGAACGAACGGTTGAAGTTTCACAATGTCTTTCATATGGCGGCGCCGACATGGGCGGATGCCGGGTTGATCGGCTGGCTCGTCGACGGAGCAGCGATTATGACGCAGACGAACATGCTCGATGCCTCGTACGGACCGTATGCGCGGGCGCTGAAGCGCATTTGCGCCGAGGAGGTGTTTCACGCCCAGCACGGCGAGTCGATTATTTTGGCGCTCGCCGAAGGGACGAAGGAGCAAAAAGAGATGCTGCAAGAGGCGCTCAACCGTTGGTGGGAGGCGTTGCTCATGTTTTTTGGCCCGCCGACGGCCGATACGACGGGAACTTCGAAGCAAGACATCACGATCAAATACCGCATCCGCACGAAAACGAATGAACAACTGCGCCAAGACTTCTTTACGAAATATGTGCCGCGCATTTGGGCGCTCGGACTGAAGATTCCTGATGAGACAATGCATTTTGACAAAGAGAAGGGTCAATGGATTTACCGGCAGCCGGATTGGGAGCGGTTTAAAGAAATCATCCGCAACAACGGGCCGAAGTCGCAGGAGCGGCTTGAGCTTCGGCGGACGGCGTATAAGCAGAACGCGTGGGTGCGGGAGGCGCTCAGCGCCGTACGGACGGCCGGATGA
- the paaK gene encoding phenylacetate--CoA ligase PaaK, whose product MILHDIETAARSELEAIQLVRLRATAERVYERVPFYRQRFDEKGVKPEDIRTLEDVRKLPFTTKRDLRDHYPFGLLAVDLSQCVRVHASSGTSGKPTVVAYTKQDIERWADIVARAIVIAGGKPGDVIHNAYGYGLFTGGLGLHYGSEQLGAVTVPVSGGNTDRQVMIIEDFQPTVICATPSYVLNIAERMKELGKDPRQTSLKYGIFGAEPWSEEMRRTLEETFDMKACDIYGLSEVIGPGVAMECHEAQNGLHIAEDHFLVEVIDPKTLEPVAEGEEGELVFTSLTKEAFPVIRYRTGDIASVTRERCACGRTTARMSRVKGRVDDMIIIRGVNVFPSEIEHHLLRVSELAPHYQLHRLRHGHLEALELHAEVTDRFYSEVGGDLQSEQAALLARRIQSLLKTHCLISIDVRLHSPKTLPRSEGKAVRIVDRRHLEEPQSI is encoded by the coding sequence ATGATTTTGCATGACATTGAGACGGCCGCACGCAGCGAACTGGAGGCGATCCAGCTTGTGAGGCTGCGGGCGACGGCGGAGCGTGTGTATGAGCGGGTGCCGTTTTACCGGCAACGGTTTGATGAAAAGGGAGTGAAGCCGGAGGATATTCGCACGCTTGAGGATGTACGCAAACTCCCGTTTACGACAAAGCGGGATTTGCGGGACCATTATCCGTTTGGTTTGCTCGCGGTCGATCTTTCCCAATGCGTCCGTGTGCACGCTTCAAGCGGCACAAGCGGCAAACCGACGGTGGTCGCTTACACGAAGCAGGACATTGAGCGCTGGGCCGACATTGTGGCGCGGGCGATTGTCATCGCCGGCGGGAAACCGGGAGATGTGATTCACAACGCTTATGGATACGGGCTGTTTACCGGCGGGCTCGGGCTGCATTATGGCAGCGAGCAGCTTGGGGCGGTGACGGTGCCGGTATCCGGAGGCAACACCGACCGGCAAGTGATGATCATTGAAGACTTTCAGCCGACCGTCATTTGCGCCACGCCGTCCTATGTATTGAACATTGCCGAGCGGATGAAAGAACTGGGCAAAGATCCGCGGCAAACATCGCTGAAATACGGCATCTTCGGTGCGGAACCGTGGTCCGAGGAAATGCGGCGCACGCTTGAAGAGACGTTTGATATGAAGGCATGTGATATTTACGGACTGAGTGAAGTGATCGGCCCGGGGGTGGCGATGGAGTGCCATGAAGCGCAAAACGGCCTCCATATCGCCGAGGACCATTTCCTTGTCGAAGTGATCGACCCGAAAACGCTCGAGCCGGTGGCGGAAGGGGAAGAAGGAGAGCTTGTTTTTACGAGCTTGACGAAAGAGGCGTTCCCGGTCATCCGCTACCGGACAGGCGATATCGCTTCCGTGACGAGAGAGCGTTGTGCTTGTGGGCGGACGACGGCGCGCATGTCGCGGGTCAAGGGGCGGGTTGATGATATGATCATCATCCGCGGCGTCAATGTGTTCCCGTCGGAAATTGAGCACCATCTGCTTCGCGTCTCGGAACTGGCTCCGCACTATCAGCTGCATCGTCTCCGCCACGGCCATTTGGAAGCGCTCGAGCTGCATGCGGAAGTGACCGATCGTTTTTACAGCGAGGTCGGCGGAGATTTGCAAAGCGAGCAGGCCGCTCTGCTTGCCCGGCGCATTCAGTCATTGTTGAAAACGCACTGTCTCATTTCGATTGACGTCCGTCTCCATTCGCCGAAAACGCTCCCGCGCTCGGAAGGGAAAGCGGTTCGCATCGTTGACCGCCGCCATCTTGAAGAGCCGCAATCCATCTGA
- the ilvD gene encoding dihydroxy-acid dehydratase has protein sequence MKKRRSDMIKKGFDRAPHRSLLRAAGVKDEDFDKPFIAVVNSYIDIIPGHVHLQEFGRIVKEAIREAGGVPFEMNTIGVDDGIAMGHIGMRYSLPSREIIADSIETVISAHWFDGMVCIPNCDKITPGMMMAAMRLNIPTIFVSGGPMKAGVTKDGRKISLSSVFEGVGAYLGGTLDEKGLEELERYGCPTCGSCSGMFTANSMNCLAEALGLALPGNGTILAVDPARKELVRQSAKQLMYLIEHDIKPRDIVTEKAIDNAFALDMALGGSTNTVLHTLAIANEAGIDYSLERINEIAARVPHLAKLAPASDVHYIEDLHEAGGVSAVLNELAKKEGTLHLDTLTVTGKTLGENIAGCQVKNYDVIRPIDNPYSETGGLAILFGNLAPDGAVIKTGAVQGGITRHEGPAIVFDSQEEALEGIASGKIKPGHVVVIRYEGPKGGPGMPEMLAPTSQIVGMGLGTKVALVTDGRFSGASRGLSVGHVSPEAAEGGPIAFIQDGDIIEIDTVKRTINVKLSDEELERRKANWKGFEPKVKTGYLARYSKHVTSASTGGIMKI, from the coding sequence ATGAAAAAGCGGCGCAGCGACATGATCAAAAAAGGATTTGACCGCGCCCCGCACCGGAGTTTGCTGCGGGCGGCCGGGGTGAAAGATGAGGATTTTGACAAACCGTTCATCGCGGTTGTCAATTCGTACATCGACATTATTCCGGGGCACGTTCACTTGCAAGAGTTTGGGAGAATCGTGAAAGAAGCGATTCGCGAAGCAGGCGGCGTGCCGTTTGAAATGAACACGATCGGCGTTGATGACGGCATCGCCATGGGGCATATCGGGATGCGCTATTCGCTTCCGAGCCGGGAAATCATCGCTGATTCGATCGAAACGGTCATCTCGGCGCACTGGTTTGACGGCATGGTATGCATTCCGAACTGCGACAAAATTACGCCAGGGATGATGATGGCGGCGATGCGGCTCAACATCCCGACGATTTTCGTCAGCGGCGGGCCGATGAAAGCTGGTGTGACGAAAGACGGGCGGAAAATTTCGCTCTCGTCCGTGTTTGAAGGGGTCGGGGCGTATTTAGGCGGAACGCTCGATGAGAAAGGGCTCGAAGAACTTGAACGCTACGGCTGTCCGACGTGCGGATCGTGTTCGGGCATGTTTACGGCCAACTCTATGAACTGTCTCGCTGAAGCGCTCGGGCTCGCTTTGCCGGGCAACGGCACCATTTTGGCGGTTGACCCAGCGCGCAAAGAGCTTGTCCGCCAATCGGCAAAGCAGCTGATGTATTTGATCGAACATGACATCAAACCGCGCGACATCGTAACGGAAAAAGCGATCGACAACGCGTTCGCGCTCGATATGGCGCTTGGCGGCTCGACGAATACGGTGCTGCATACGCTTGCGATCGCCAACGAAGCCGGCATCGACTACTCGCTTGAGCGCATCAACGAAATCGCGGCGCGGGTGCCGCATTTGGCCAAACTCGCGCCGGCGTCGGATGTGCATTACATTGAAGACTTGCACGAAGCCGGCGGCGTCTCGGCGGTGTTGAACGAGCTGGCGAAAAAAGAAGGCACGCTTCATTTAGATACGCTGACTGTCACCGGCAAAACACTCGGTGAAAACATCGCCGGCTGCCAAGTGAAAAACTACGATGTCATCCGCCCGATTGACAACCCGTATTCGGAAACGGGCGGGCTCGCCATTTTGTTCGGCAACTTAGCGCCGGACGGCGCCGTCATCAAAACCGGCGCGGTCCAAGGCGGCATCACGCGCCATGAAGGTCCGGCGATCGTGTTTGATTCGCAGGAAGAGGCGCTTGAAGGCATCGCCAGCGGCAAAATCAAGCCGGGTCATGTCGTCGTCATCCGCTACGAAGGACCAAAAGGCGGCCCAGGGATGCCGGAAATGCTTGCGCCAACGTCGCAAATCGTCGGCATGGGGCTCGGTACGAAGGTAGCGCTTGTCACCGACGGCCGCTTCTCCGGCGCCTCGCGCGGCTTGTCCGTCGGCCACGTTTCACCGGAAGCGGCGGAAGGCGGACCGATCGCTTTCATTCAAGACGGCGATATCATCGAGATCGATACGGTGAAACGAACGATCAACGTCAAGCTGTCCGATGAAGAGCTCGAACGCCGGAAAGCGAACTGGAAAGGCTTTGAACCAAAAGTGAAAACCGGGTATCTCGCCCGCTACTCGAAACACGTCACATCGGCGAGCACGGGGGGGATTATGAAGATTTAG
- the proB gene encoding glutamate 5-kinase: protein MKRQRVVVKIGSSSLTDPKGGLCHDKLFDHVEAIAYLKQLGHDVILITSGAVAAGFGPLGYPARPTTIAGKQAAAAVGQSLLMQAYSSAFAQFGFTAAQLLLTRSDFYSRERFRNLFATITTLLENGAVPIINENDSVSIEELTFGDNDMLSALVAGFLHADALILLTDINGLYDANPKTNPQAKKYAFLPEITDEMIEAAGGIGSAVGTGGMRSKLLAARKALSFGVSVFIGTGSGREKLADILAGKGDGTYIGVPFPKQMQMRKQWIAYHAPVAGMITVDSGAEEALLMRGKSLLPAGVTAVSGDFHAMDVVDVVNEKGITIGRGQVYYAAADLKKVKGRPSEEARQYSYLHRPEVIHRDNWVTLRKESVSK, encoded by the coding sequence ATGAAACGGCAGCGCGTGGTGGTCAAAATCGGCAGCAGCTCGCTCACCGATCCGAAAGGCGGCCTTTGCCATGACAAACTGTTCGATCACGTTGAGGCGATCGCTTATCTCAAACAGCTCGGCCATGACGTCATTCTCATCACGTCCGGCGCTGTCGCCGCTGGTTTCGGACCTTTAGGCTACCCGGCGCGCCCGACGACAATCGCTGGGAAACAGGCAGCCGCAGCCGTCGGGCAAAGTTTGCTCATGCAGGCGTACAGCTCGGCGTTCGCCCAATTCGGCTTTACGGCCGCTCAGCTGTTGTTGACGCGCAGCGACTTTTACAGCCGCGAGCGGTTCCGCAACTTGTTTGCCACAATCACCACACTGCTTGAGAACGGCGCCGTGCCGATCATTAATGAAAACGACTCCGTTTCCATCGAAGAATTGACATTTGGCGACAATGACATGCTTTCGGCGCTTGTCGCCGGCTTTTTGCACGCTGATGCGCTCATTTTGCTTACGGACATTAACGGGTTGTATGACGCCAATCCGAAAACGAATCCGCAGGCGAAAAAATACGCCTTTTTGCCGGAAATCACCGATGAGATGATCGAAGCCGCCGGCGGCATCGGTTCAGCCGTCGGCACCGGCGGGATGCGCTCGAAGCTTCTCGCGGCTCGAAAAGCACTTTCGTTTGGCGTCAGCGTGTTCATCGGCACGGGAAGCGGCCGAGAAAAACTGGCTGATATTTTAGCTGGAAAAGGAGACGGCACGTACATCGGCGTTCCGTTTCCGAAACAAATGCAAATGCGCAAACAATGGATTGCCTATCATGCTCCTGTCGCCGGCATGATCACGGTCGACAGCGGGGCTGAAGAAGCGTTGCTTATGCGTGGGAAAAGTTTGCTCCCTGCTGGCGTAACAGCGGTTTCCGGCGACTTCCATGCGATGGATGTCGTGGATGTCGTCAATGAAAAAGGGATCACGATCGGACGCGGCCAAGTGTATTACGCCGCCGCCGATTTGAAAAAAGTGAAAGGGCGGCCGAGCGAAGAGGCCCGGCAATACTCTTACCTTCACCGCCCGGAAGTCATCCACCGCGACAATTGGGTCACGTTGCGAAAGGAGAGTGTATCGAAATGA